aaattaatttaaaaatgatattagaATAGAGgttaccatttaaaaaaattaagttgtgTTGCGCATACGCAAAATAcacgagttaaaaaaattgtaagtcatattaatttatgatccaATAGTCTAGTTTAACAAacagaattgaaaaatatttacagagtAATGAGTGATAAAGTGTACCCTGTTTTCGGGGACACACTGTTTACaggtactattttaaatataatataatgtaaattttacaatttttgacgTAATGTATTCGAATTTCGAATTATCTTTACACATAATaccattaatatcataattattaacgaGGCCGTCATGCATTTAAAATCCACcagtgtatactatatatgaaCTATGAAGACGTAAACACCAAGCATATAACAACTACAATAATACGTTGTGTTTTGTAATATCactaatattacctatactaaaTGGTCGTCAAAACTCAGAACGTATGGCCCTAATTTGATTTGTTCGAACGTTCTCGGCCATAATTAtggcgtatacatatattatgtaaatatttaaatattattcaacactAGTTTATATCATTGGTATAAACGAAGCCAAACGGCGTAAATTCAGTGATTTtagatatataggtacgatatataggtatattaatatgcgTGATGCGTCTACAAAAAATACCTTCGAAATAAcatcgaataatatattaagacgttaataataagttcaataaatattcCAATTACACGTTTGACTgcaaatataagtatacctacGTATGGATAGAAATCAACACAAATAGTTATCGCATGGTACGTAGGTaggttataactaataagtatattaactgtatataatgtaggtacattataaactCAGCAGTTGCGATATCCGTTCAAACTTATCTTGTTCGTGATCATTGATGATTTGTgatgtatatagtgtatatttgcGGTTAACGCCaccgttaataacaatattataaaatcgaatTCGTTGTACAGTAAACGCACGTCCTGTACTAACATCATAAACGTacctatattactaaatacatataatatataatgtacagttACGTTTAACCATTGCGTCAATTTTTTGCATAGTttcaacattttgttttttttttgtttaataaaatgtagatcatgcaaataataaatttattaaaattctaaaaattagaattttaatccTGAGtagagcgatgaatgtattgattttacaatgttttttgttttttttttcatttgtgcctataaatactttttagggCAGTCAAAAtgctttgatttaaaaaaatggggATGGtttttaacagtaaaatatttggtaCCTTAGGAAGTACAAAATtcctaaaagtaaattttgtatttttataatcaagaaaaacaagaaaaaaataagaaaaaatggaGATTTTCacataaattcgatttttttttagtgtaaaataacataaaacatacaataaataaataaataaaaattttatcaatctttcgaatcaatttttaaattatttataggcattagacatttttattttttattatttttgttttttttttagaaatgtcaattaagaatttaagttgggtaaaaatgtttgaaaatataatacaaaactcTGAGTTAATTactcaatttaaaaagtatcgaaaatctaaataatttttgttttttaggcgtttaaagttaaatattttacaaaattcataataatcgtgaaaattagaaaatcattttgtagttagaacttcataaaaacttttatttttgtatttaacttttaaaaatgtaacttaagATTCCTCGTAAATAGTTCATATTGGaatcataaaatctaaaaaaaaaatataaatatctaaaattatttttaatagacattgtaaattctaatttggacaaaattacttatttaaacgataaatagcaataatattatgttaattattttgttttgttataatttagaaatattatttgtagcaacttaaatatttatgtatattatatgattagtCAATTTTACTGTAtgctataacatttttgatttctgttaagataatattatctatttattctacgtataaacttatttttttactgtttcacgttatttaaaaaaatatattattacattttgtgttaaatatgttagtataatgtgatataaatatgtattattataataataaaataaatgcaacattttctgaaaacattgcattaaactactgtaataataaaattaaaataaatgtatactttaatagctatatcaaaatacatatCACGAAATATACATAGTGAAATAGGCTGACCGTCTTCATTCAAAATCgcttttcgtatacaatgatttatcattgaattcaaatttaacaaatccATAATAGAGACCCACTCAACACTTTATGTGGAGTAAACGAGGCTAGGTAAATTGGTTCTGCGAGGCTGCAGTAGTTTGTgttcattttgaatttttattttgatacactacaatttttagaaaaattattgctaaatagcTTATAGTAAAAAAGAGGGGTTCTCGTTGGAAAAATAGAAGTTTGGATAACCATAGGACactccttaaatattataaaaaatgccaataatttgaaaacacgGTCTTTAAGTACCTAGGTATATTGAAAATTCCAAGtatcatattttgaataattgcaTAATTTGAGTATTAAAAGATGAGGTTGATCATACTTAGCGAATCACCCAGTATAATGAATGCTTTTGTTGCAAACATACCGCTTGTATATCACGTGGAAATTGGATTACTACAGTGtttcttttaaactttttcttcatctaaataatgtaaatccaccatatgaaaaaaaatgaatcataaataatgacgcatttttaattatagactataattagtttcactaattataatatataatggcgaaattgtatttattttaatgttgatatTGCATAATTTTAATCCTTGAGTAATGGTAAATTCAATGaggttataattaatgaaattcgtgaatttttagttttagataaaatcatttaaaattattttacccaACACAACCCCAAACataattgttgtaattaattctattataagCCTAAATACTcttgtattgtatacatagatacattaaatattattggtatatccgataattttattctatatagtctataattattaatttattttatttaatcatgataaaatacacaatttatagTATCGGCGGTTAACCTATATTtaacagttttatatattatataaaaagcttttatttaacatttttttttttttatcataggtattttttataatattattatctttttttttatcctgtGCGGATTGTTACGatctgatttaaattatttaaattattttttttttttttttttagtgccaAGTCTTCGTGTAGGCGCATAGTTATGTTCACTGCAAACGGGAAATGCGACACAAAGAGTTGTGTTGAATGTGTTACATATTGTGTGCTCCAGCACACAAACTCCAAGTGTTTTGTTTCCGGTATTTTACTAAACAATTGCCACTTTTTCACATATCACATGTAtacttatctatatatatatatatatatataagtattataagcgTTACCACACACGCGTTCGTGACGGCGCGCAgtgaaaaaatagtttatatacgaACGGCCAAAAGGGTTGGCAGCTGCAGCCGGCGCCTGGGTACGGTTTTTAGATCTGCTTAGAAGTAAACACACGTCGGTGACGACGACAGATGGAAACTGTAAACAGCTGCAGCGGTGGCGGCGTATACGCGttcctacctatataatattaatgtgtgttatatatatatatatatataggtgatACGTGGCAGTAGACTTGtatcgtataaaatacatgataTGATATACACACACAGAAATGACTGTGTCCACCTGGCCCGCAGAACAACCTGACTGCGATGTGTGTAGCTCAACCATCATGCACAATTTTACGTTGATTAGtgtatatattaggtacatattacacTTTGTCTCGGTATTCTTGAACAAGTCCTGataaatataccataatacaTTCCATCACAACATACAAGTATCATAAACACTAAAgcgtgttgttttttttttcatataaagaaaaatttattaacagaaaaaattgttcgtaaaactgtattttaaaactCCTCGAAAACCGTTCGATAACCActatgcgtataataatatatacataaatatatataacgtattaataatataatttttacttaaaggTCGCGTGCGTTAACGTCTCccgaaatattatgtttatattcacCACCATTGACcgaacaaaataacaatagccacggttaattcaaaaaacaaatgttttattggttgcagttttaatgatttcaaaaaaacatatgcagtacataaaataataatcgttaggtataactgtatataggtgaatattaatagaaaaaaaaatacagaggCCTATCACCCCTATATATTGCACTCCTTTAAAACCATTACTGATAAATGtcgtaatttacataatatatctatatagctaataataatatgcatacagTTGCAAcgtgtatatacaaaaataattgacgTCACTCGTTTCAATATATATGCCTCGTTCACctagtaaacataataatatacatattatagtgaatatattataccgtatataatatatccaatatagtatctatgtacattatatatttaggaaGATTCTTTTAACGTACTGagaatttgttattttgaaaagtatcaacttttacgatatttcattttaagaaaatatgaaattcctaaagtatacaattttatggaattgtacattgcttttgtttttttatccttatttttatttttgatggcaactatataaattttccATTATATCTGAAAgactatgtaatataatatttctataaacggtttgatttattaataattgaatgctGAATCAaaagcgtattattattaataagcatTTACTGTTTAGACGAAGAGTAAATAATGGTACCTATAAGTTTAATCTTGTATACTTAGGAAATACATAGCACAAATATGTATCCATTCGTTTTAActtacaatgaaaaaaatattgctgaaatatttaatatctatttacatcaatatttgtttttaataaaggcttcagattatacatttaattttataatctgcAGAagctcatattatttaaataaaaaaagatataaactgtcgtttattattaagagCACCTATTGATTACAtcgtggtataaaatatacctacttgaGGGCGAAAAAATAAGACCATTACGAAACATAAGACTTTCGTAATCAATTGATGAATttcgaattaaattaatactttcagaaataatgtgtgtttactattaaaagaataattttctatattatattatgttaaacataTTCCATATAGATTTTACTTATTCatacatcaataaataaaataataaaagtgaattataattatttaaacaaataattatttcagagTGATAAAATTGTGTAACTATAAGCAGGGACCTatgtattgtacataaataatgtatacatattatacatatgatgcatataaacaatatatgagACATTCAACATTGTTACAGTATAATTTTgttggtataaaaaaatattaaatgctgcacaataaatgaaaaatacgttcggtattatatatgtatcacTATTAACATATCCTACATAAAGcgtatatcttataatttatatttattacataaccttcatttttactttttgtttttcttgtcAAATCCAAAAGTTCTACGGTATTACGATAGGTTCTAACCtatcatatattcataatatattacattactgCACTAgtatattgtcaatattacgtatctacctacttattttacGTGTTTAAGGTATTCACATTTAtagttgtattgtattattgtgtacctaAGTAACCCTAACCTATATTAAcagcattatttttaacttcccATACGTTTATTTAGTTTgttgaaaatagtttaaaccatattttacatagattATGAAGTTAATTACTCAGATTTCTGattttaatacacataaatcattttaaattgttctaatgataatgatatattatttgcagtcttgtaaattaaattattaacttgtattaactagtaaaatattataataacaagttatgatttatgatacttatgcttttaataaaacaataaaacgtaatacatttttacatgacttaaaaattcaacaattatgattaaatatttattatgtattttatattaacatttaactataaattaaaggtaataaatacgtattaataaCTGTAGTTATAAGATAGGTACTGACGTATAGTGACGTTCCTAGTGAAAATTTACTGATGCCTGCATTATGTCCACATTATTGTgttcgtaattatttttatgatatagacTTCAGACTCTTAACTCAGTTAGTAGagcgattaataataatattttaaagttacaatatttatttatttatttatttggctCCTGATGGTAATTGCAGAGTATATACacgtaaataattagttatgatATAGATtaacttgaaattatataaaatagaaatacttataagaaataaagttgtgaatgtaattaataaagtattagttattcaatatgaaaatagtataaaagaaaagaattaagcatacatttaattaattatattataaaaattcaaatatgaatGCCGAAGTTTAGATTCACAATCATAATTGAAATCAAAATCATCGAAATTGTCTCTTAGATtcattataactataagattgaataataaaaagtgattATTGACGTCGTATAAATATGAGAATATTCAACTATCCGTgtctaatttgtattattattatttatttttatcaagtttTTAATGACTTACATGAGTGTTAAATAATTGGACTATGATAGTAATATGAAGTTTTTGGAAATCGTTTCGTGTGACGCCATCTATGATAGTATTATAGTGATGACGAGCACATGCTAATCGAGCAGGCAATAAACTACTAATATtaccattaattaaaaattctagtatttataatcaatgatactaCTTAGTaactaaattttgtaaaaaaaaaaaaatacaatttacacatTACAAACTTTGAGCattgaataatgattaatataaacataaatatttatgatttttttatttttaagtaataattaccaTTCGATGtaggtatactgtatagtgactataataataatatgttatccaCTAAGAGTTCATTAAGTGGTTAAAAATGcgtatcgttattttatgaCTAAGCGTCCAACTGGTCTGAGCCACGCGTGTTTCCGTGTTATTATAACGCGTCTATGTTTttgatcatattatgttatttaatatttttcctaatacctataacaaattatgtattaaaatagtagCAGTGGAAAGAAGGACgaagtttttgtttatttatttattgcatgttctaatattaatatcgcgTGATCCATATTGTCTAACAATGAGGGTCTGTGGGGTGcggatgtataatatacatatattaactCGTGTTTCCTGTAGATAATCgatgtaaaaatgtacataggtAACTGAGTAGGTAAAAATGAAGTATAAGAATCAACTACAACTCTAACTTATAAATACGCTTTAATACGCAATCacgaaataatacatttttgaaattttttcggATAtgtgaatgtaaaactgtagaagtaattagatatataaatacatcacGAATACATTAatcaagtaataaattatcactatatatatatatagtatacatataatcacAGGCGTGCGCATGGATGCACCAGAAGTTTCATGTACTgcacttattacattttttaggcCGATTGACCGCGGTGGTGCAAGTTATAGCCGCTTAGTCAAGATCAGCAACAGGCCGACCTAgtcaattcattatttaatagaattagataataaaatgtacctagTTTAATTTTTCCATTAGAGTAATAGACAATAGATACTTTGAACAGTTGTacctaaatacaataaataggtCCCTAGTCAAAATTACGAACTGtaagtaattataacataGCATACCtgtatatcatacaattaataattttagctgttcaaaatttatttgactgataaaaaaattgactgcTCTATTCTGTATACTCCCCATCTGCGATAAAACAGTCGTGAAAAATAGTCGTACATATGTGATATATGTACACAAACACAATGCTCGAAAATTgtcaataatgtataaaacagaTTCAGCTTTATTCAAATTGCATGAGCAATATTTGACCTAGTATTTCCTGGTAGTATCAAGATGGTAAGATTCTTTATAAGAATAAGATTGGAATtggttttaaatcgtttacAAAAGAACATAGTATAAACGATGCGTGTTTCTTTATCGatagttttcatattaaagttagattttatttgtacGAGGTGTGATCAAAAAATAccgggatttttttttttttatttatttaaatgtacaaataatatttcaaatattagtcTGCTTCAAAGTATTCATCGCCCGATGTTATACACTTGTTCCGTCTTTCCTGCCACTTTTTGAAGCAGTGTTGGAAGTCTTCAACTTTAAGTTGTTTGAGTTGATCCACTGCattcttttttattgtttcaatatCATCAAATCTTTGTCCTTTGAggtcagttttaatttttggaaataaaaaaaaatcataagggGCGAGGTCTGGCGAGTAAGGGAGGTACAACTGGAATTTGTTTATCAGTTAGAAACTCACGGATTGATAAGGCAGAATGAGCAGGCGCGTTGTCGTGGTGTAACAACCACGATCGATTTTGGAACTGATCTGGACGTTTCTTACGGATTTTTTctcgtaatttaattaaaacttttcagTAGTAAGTCTGATAAACCGTTTGATCAGTTGGAACAAATTCGTAATAAATAAGGCcttaaatatcgaaaaaagtAATCAACATGGTCTTCACGTTAGAACGAACTTGTCGAGCTTTTTTGGGTCTTGGTGAAGTTACTGATTTCCATTGGGATGACTGTCGTTTAGTTTCTATGTCATAACCATAGATCCAAGTTTCATCAccagttattacatttttaatgaaccCTGGGTCATTTTGTATTCGTTCTTTCAAACTTTGACAAACTTCAATTCGATGATTTTTTTGATCTTGAGACAACAATTTTGGGACCATTTTTGCACAGACTCGTCTCATGCCTAAATCTTCAGTCAAAATAGTTTGACATGATCCAATAGAAATGTTACACTCACTAGAAAGTTCTTTTATCGTCATTCGTCGATCTGATCGAATAATTGTTTGTACTTTTGCCACCATTTCCACATTTCTCGATGTTGAAGGTCGTCCAGCACGAGAGTCATCATTAATGTCTTCACGACCCTCAATAAACCTTTTATGCCATTCAAATGTTTTGGACCTGCTCATCGCTTCATCTTCAAatgcttttttaataatttcaaaagtttCAGTCGCTGATTTACCCGAGTTTAACGCAAAATTTAATGCAAACACGCTGCTCAAGTTTATTCGACATGACAAAAACGGCAGACACACTAAAAGTATCTGATTTACTAACAAGtaatttcgttttaaaatgaaccataatttttagataaaacagGATCAAGCATATATGGtccgtgtgtatatatatatacacacggaCCATTaagagttaattttttagttcgAATGTAATTGGGCTATcggaaaatcaaaattttttgatttattttaagtttgataaagaTCAAAAGTTCAAATAAGATTCAACTTTGAATTCATGAGAATTTCAGATTATCTTTATCGTACTTATAGCTACGTGGTAGTGTGCTATACCAATATACGTTATAGCAGTTGTCAGATTCATAACCACATGCAATGCCTATGTACAATTGACTCACAACACGTACTCTCCTATACGGCTATACGCCTCGACAATATTGACGTAAGTACGAGTATTTACAGTCATTTAGTCATCTTTATAATCTCGAAGTATTAGCAGGCATAATACGCACgtgtggtgtgtgtgtgtgtgtgtataatgtacgCAGTGTTACCGGTGTGGCACGCGTGTCGCGTACTCTGCTGGAGCAGCTTCATTGGATATTCTGTCGTCGTGCTGGTTTAATGTATTCTTATAatgtgattatataataacacaatatatacagcaggtatatattggtataaaGGTACttaccttttattttttgattctaTTTTACGACGGTCCG
This sequence is a window from Rhopalosiphum maidis isolate BTI-1 chromosome 1, ASM367621v3, whole genome shotgun sequence. Protein-coding genes within it:
- the LOC113554579 gene encoding protein GVQW3-like → MSRSKTFEWHKRFIEGREDINDDSRAGRPSTSRNVEMVAKVQTIIRSDRRMTIKELSSECNISIGSCQTILTEDLGMRRVCAKMVPKLLSQDQKNHRIEVCQSLKERIQNDPGFIKNVITGDETWIYGYDIETKRQSSQWKSVTSPRPKKARQLYLPYSPDLAPYDFFLFPKIKTDLKGQRFDDIETIKKNAVDQLKQLKVEDFQHCFKKWQERRNKCITSGDEYFEAD